A section of the Desulfofalx alkaliphila DSM 12257 genome encodes:
- a CDS encoding DVU0772 family protein, protein MVNNVEVLINSWKSNIRERSSVMDINKIKNNLSWDFKFDDEFKNRESGYTFIIDVLDGNALVSVYRYSPYGIKSEPLKEQPPLEMIKTALTNQGNESLNDGLFYIDKEIRNWLENNFLNN, encoded by the coding sequence ATGGTAAATAATGTGGAAGTATTAATTAACTCATGGAAAAGTAATATCAGGGAAAGGAGCAGTGTCATGGATATTAATAAAATTAAAAACAATCTTTCATGGGATTTTAAGTTTGATGATGAATTTAAGAACAGAGAAAGTGGCTACACCTTTATTATTGATGTGCTTGACGGAAACGCTTTAGTTTCGGTATATCGTTATTCACCCTATGGTATAAAAAGTGAGCCATTGAAAGAGCAACCGCCGTTAGAAATGATCAAAACTGCACTGACAAACCAAGGTAATGAAAGCTTAAATGATGGCTTATTTTATATTGATAAAGAAATACGGAACTGGCTGGAAAATAATTTTTTAAATAATTAA
- the safA gene encoding SafA/ExsA family spore coat assembly protein: protein MQYTVQAGDTLFRIAQGFGVSLDQLIAANPQIRDPNIIMPGQIINIPVIKDGGPFPDYTHGGHKPGYHHCLHGPDKNIWQKVCLPTPYPEVKVERPNPRYGSMLMDALADKNGEMTAINLYLYYYTILENTKYEELSELLEAISIIEMRHMHDLMKFIKLLGCDPKYENSLGVPWCATYVNYKLHNVCNLLMAVIQDEENAAKLYTCMAREIKDKCVSDWLLRAAEDETHHAKLFKKYYSKYCRPMG from the coding sequence GTGCAATATACCGTTCAAGCCGGTGACACCTTGTTTAGAATAGCGCAAGGTTTTGGAGTTAGCCTGGATCAATTAATTGCAGCTAACCCCCAAATTCGAGACCCAAACATTATTATGCCGGGACAAATAATTAACATCCCCGTTATAAAAGATGGCGGACCTTTTCCTGATTATACTCACGGTGGACATAAACCGGGGTATCACCATTGTCTCCATGGTCCTGATAAAAACATCTGGCAGAAGGTGTGTTTACCTACACCCTACCCAGAGGTAAAGGTTGAGAGGCCCAACCCAAGGTATGGTAGTATGCTGATGGATGCATTGGCTGATAAAAACGGCGAAATGACTGCCATTAATTTATACCTATACTATTACACCATTTTAGAAAATACAAAATATGAAGAGCTCTCAGAGCTTTTAGAAGCCATCTCTATTATTGAGATGCGTCATATGCACGACCTTATGAAGTTTATCAAGCTACTTGGCTGCGACCCCAAATATGAAAACAGCCTGGGTGTACCCTGGTGTGCTACTTATGTAAATTATAAGCTGCATAACGTTTGCAATTTATTAATGGCAGTCATTCAAGATGAAGAAAATGCTGCAAAACTATATACCTGTATGGCTAGAGAAATTAAAGATAAGTGTGTTTCTGACTGGTTACTGAGGGCGGCAGAAGATGAGACTCACCATGCCAAGCTATTTAAAAAGTATTACAGCAAATACTGCAGGCCAATGGGATAA
- a CDS encoding glycosyltransferase family 4 protein, with protein MRIGKFCDSYRPYTSGVVRSVETFTTEMTQMGHEVFIFAPNYPNCKEEPRVYRFFSIPSPTNKDFTLALPFSLGLWAKVKELNLDVIHVHSPFILGRVGAKYARRLGIPLVFTYHTLYDQYVHYVPFGQNITKEITQKFTVDFCNQCDQVIVPTGVIANHLRAQGVRAPIQPIPTGIYTEEFKKAEKGWLRNKYGIPHNKKVLIFVGRLGQEKNIDFLFEAYKKIWRTHPDTRLLIVGGGPEEERLKAAVQQSDFGDNIIFTGNLSKEDVIKSYVDADIFVFASVTETQGLVIAEAKAAGLPVVAVDAFGVSEMVVNGEDGYLCPLDKDLFANSVNKLLENSQLRHIMGQKAMENAELLSSRNCALKLVSVYKSLIRRKRSRIDRLHG; from the coding sequence ATGAGAATTGGCAAATTTTGTGACAGTTATCGTCCTTATACCAGTGGGGTAGTGCGTTCTGTGGAAACCTTTACTACAGAAATGACACAAATGGGTCACGAAGTATTTATTTTTGCACCAAATTACCCTAACTGTAAAGAGGAACCCAGGGTTTATAGGTTCTTTTCTATACCGTCACCAACGAATAAGGACTTCACCTTAGCGCTTCCTTTTTCGTTAGGTTTATGGGCTAAAGTAAAAGAACTAAATCTCGATGTGATACATGTGCATTCGCCGTTTATTCTAGGCAGGGTAGGGGCAAAGTATGCAAGGCGTCTTGGTATTCCGCTTGTTTTTACCTATCACACCCTATACGATCAATACGTACACTATGTGCCCTTTGGGCAAAACATAACCAAAGAAATAACACAAAAGTTCACTGTTGATTTTTGTAACCAGTGTGACCAAGTAATTGTCCCCACCGGAGTAATCGCAAATCACTTAAGAGCACAGGGGGTGCGAGCACCCATTCAGCCTATACCCACCGGTATTTATACCGAAGAGTTTAAAAAGGCTGAAAAAGGTTGGTTAAGAAACAAGTATGGCATCCCACATAATAAAAAAGTTTTAATATTTGTGGGACGCCTAGGACAAGAAAAAAATATTGATTTTTTATTTGAAGCTTATAAAAAGATCTGGCGCACTCATCCTGATACCCGCTTGTTAATAGTAGGCGGTGGCCCAGAGGAAGAAAGGCTCAAAGCAGCGGTTCAGCAAAGTGATTTTGGCGATAATATAATTTTTACCGGTAACCTGAGTAAAGAAGATGTAATTAAAAGTTATGTTGACGCAGATATATTTGTATTTGCTTCGGTTACTGAAACACAGGGATTGGTGATTGCCGAGGCCAAGGCTGCCGGACTGCCGGTGGTTGCAGTGGATGCCTTTGGTGTCTCGGAAATGGTAGTAAATGGCGAGGACGGATACCTTTGCCCCTTGGATAAGGACTTATTTGCAAATTCTGTGAATAAGCTTTTAGAGAATAGTCAGCTGCGGCATATAATGGGCCAAAAAGCAATGGAAAATGCTGAGTTATTATCTTCCAGAAACTGTGCTTTAAAACTAGTAAGTGTTTATAAGAGTTTAATAAGGCGCAAACGTAGTAGGATAGATAGACTACACGGTTAA